Within the Homo sapiens chromosome 19 genomic scaffold, GRCh38.p14 alternate locus group ALT_REF_LOCI_22 HSCHR19KIR_T7526_BDEL_HAP_CTG3_1 genome, the region GACATGGGACAGACATTGGCTTTCCTCACCTGTGACAGAAACAGGCAGTGGGTCACTCGGGTCTGACCACTCGTAGGGAGATCCATGGAAAGAGCCGAAGCATCTGTAGGTCTCTCCGTGGGTGGCAGGACCCAGAGGGAAGTCGGCCTGGAATGTTCCATTGATGCTGGGCACTGCAGGGAGCCTAAGTTCATGGGCTTCCCCCTCCCTGGATAGATGGTAGATGTCAAAGGAGCTCTGGGAGCTGCAGGACAAGGTCACGTTCTCTCCTGCGCGAACCGTGGGGCCCGGCCGGGCTGTAAGCGAAGGTTTCTCATATAGACCTGGAAGGAGAAGAGGCAGTTTCCTCAGGGAGGTTCTTCCTTGTCACAGCTCCCCTCCCACCTGAGCTGAGAACTCACTGCCCTGCTCTATGGCctagtgctctctctctctctctctctctcaccctccacccccaactcTTCCTGTCGATCCCTCCCTATGTGGTTCCAGCCTGGTGGTGGCATCAGCAGTGCACCCTTGCTGATCTCAGGGTAGCCAACCTTCTTGTTTGGTTTTTTAACTTGTCCTTCACCTGGGTTCCTGTGTTGGTTTCCTGATGTTGCTGGAGAAAATTATCACaaacatggcggcaggagagaacACACTGACCCCTTCCACTTCTGGAGACAGAAATCAGACCCTGTTCTTCCTGGGCTACAATCAAGGCATCTGCAGGGCTGCATTCCCTCTGGAGACTCGGGAGAATCAGTTCCATTGATTTCTCCAGCCCCTTCGTGGCTCGTGGtcttcctccaccttcaaagcccACAGTGGCTGGTGGAGTATCCCACGATGCTGCTCTAATCcccattctcctcttccttctccactcatatggacccttgtgattacactgagcCCAGTGGGAGGGTCCAGgccatctccccatctcaaggtcaACTCATCAACAACCTGAGCTCCATCTTCCCCTTCAGTCCCCTGCCCTATAACATAGTCACAGGCTCCAAGGATTACAATGTGGCCATCGATGGGGACAGTTATTCTTTCCAACACAGCACCCATTCCCCTGTATTCAATCCCCCTTTACCCCAAATATAGTTGGGGCCTGGATGATCGGACTCTGGTGGACACCCCCACCAGAAGCTCTGGGACTCAGGAGGTGGGACAAGGAGAAGCCCAGACAGGAGCCCTCTGACCTGTGACCATGATCACCAGGGGGTTGCTGGGTGCCGACCACTCAGTGGGGGAGTGCGGGTGAAAACCTCGACATCTGTAGGTCCCTGCGTGTGCTGGGGTCACAGGGCTAATGAGGAAACTGTTCCAGAATATTCTGTTGTAGAGCTCAGGGACAGGGACCCCATCTTTCTTGTACAGCGTGAAGATGTTAAACCCACGACGACAGTGACACCGAAGAGTCACGTGTCCTCCTTGAGGCACCACAGCGCTGGGCCAGGCAGAGCAGAAGGGCTTGTCCTGACCACCTTGGGGAGAAGGAGATGCCGCCTCAGAGAGGAGTATGTTGagctgcccctccctccctgtgctCAGAAGAttctccccatttcttctttctaaGGCTCCTACCACACCTGGGTGCCTGGGGCTACAGGAAGGACCCATCCCGCATAGACGTGGCGTCTCCCTACAACAAAAGTGTCAGTTGAGAACTGAGCAGGTGCTGAGTAAGGGACTCTTACTAGATTTTAATACTGCAAGATTAGTTACACCAAACAACACAAAGTAGACATGGGGTGGAGGGTATGACCTTTGTGAATGGAATATTAGCTAATGCCTGAACCACAATAAACAACTGAGCTCCATCAGAGGATTTGGAATGGCAGGGTCGTGGCTGTGGTTCCCCCACCTCTTCTGGCAGAATGACAGCAGCCACACTGCAGCCCCTACCGTCATGGAAACGCTGGAGGGTGTGAGTTACCCTCTTGTCCTCAGAGGACCTGCTGTTCCTAACACTGCTACCCTTCCCTCCTCTGTCGGTGACACCACATCCCCCCACACACCCCAGCTTTGAGCACCTCAGTAtcccgcctgggccacacagAGCTCAACTCAGCCATGGGGAAGAAAGGCTGGGGAGGGCTAAGACAAAACAGAAGGCTGAGCATACCAGGATCTCCTCTTACTAGTTCATGAGAGACTCCCAGGATCTCCTCTTACTAGTTCATGAGAGACTCCCAGGATCTCCTCTTACTAGTTCATGAGAGACTCCCCCCAGGCCTTCCCATGGTCAGCCCATCAGCCCACCCTCTGTGCTGCCTCCCTCCCATTTCCGGAAAATTCACTTGTATTGGGGTGAAGATGGCAACCCATCATTTGGGGAAGGACTCACCCACGTGTGCCCACACACTCTGGTCCAAGAAGAACCCTGCAAAGAAAGATCATGAGGAACTATTCATCTCGGCAGCAACCTACCCTTTCCTCCTGAGCCACTGGGCGCCACGCTGGACTGAAAATTAACTCATCCTCACCACTCACTTGCTTCAGAACATGGCTCTCTGCTGGGGAGACACCCAATCTGCAGGCCCATAGTGTAACCCTGGTGCTCCTTCCCTTCCAGGACTCACCAAGACATGCCAGGATGATGACCGTGGGTGACATGGACATGGTGCAGCTTCTGCTGCCAGGACGCAGTGACTCGGCTCGACTGACCGGTGCAGAGGATGTGGTGAGGGGCCCGGATCGTGCAGTTGACACATTGACCACAACATGTGAAGGGGACATAGGTAGGCTTCTTCTACGTCATATGAGGTTCAAGTGGTGAATCAGTCAAGGGAGGAATGAGGGTTTCTGAAAACTGCAGACTAGACTTGTCACTTCACATCATGCGCAACGGCCAGGCTCAAAACACATCTCAGACTCACTTACCCCTGCACGGGACGATTGAATTCTGCACTCACATGAGGAacttttgatgtatttttttttgtttctacctGAGATTCAAACTCTCCTTGATATGTAATATGCAAAATACCTAATAGGTTTTATTAACACTATAGAGCAATCGTATTAAATAAATCATCATAATTTTCCATGGTTGTATTTTTCCTGTTAAGCCAGAAAcagataaaatgatttaaatccCAGTAGAAAAGACTATATAGTTATTTCGCATCATAGAATTCCACCTTATTAGCAAAAACACAATATGTCAATTGAAGGTCTGGTCGTGTTATCTAGAATTTGTCTTATGACACAAGAGTCCAAATTCACAGTTCCCTGTCTCCCTTTTTGTCTCTCTGTAACGTgtgctttttttctccctgtgttgtttgtgtgtctttctttctctctctcatttgagGAAAAAATATCAGACTGATAACATCCTCCAACTTGATACTGGAATATTGCAATAACTGAAGGTTGAAATCTACACATTTAATGTGCTGTCATTCTTACAAATGTCTCTTATTTACACCTACCTTTCTGGAGTTTGTAAGAACTTTTTCACtatgcattttaaatttgtaaaactcataatttttaaaaagggatggGTCTCACTGTTTGCCCAGGGTGGCCTTTACTCATTCTATAAGGCTGGCATCACCCTGATACtaaagacagaaaagaacattaaacaaaagaaaactacatgccaatattcctgatgaacatagaggcAAAAATCCACAAAAAATACTAAGAACTGAATCccgcagcatatcaaaaagtgaatccaccatgatcaagtcaacTTTATTCTTAGGGTGCAAGGTTGGTTGAACATACAcaatcaatacatgtgattcatcacctaaacaaaactaaaaacaaaaaccacatgatcttCTCAACACACATGTAGAACATACTTTTTACTAagcatttcttcatgttaaaAGCCCTCAACAAGCTAAGCATTGAAGAAACATAACTCAATATAATAAGAGCCGcctgtgacaaacccacaaccaacatcatactgaatgagtaAAAGCTGGAAGAAGTTCCCTTCATAAgtgaaacaagacaagaatgcccactctcaccatcctattcaacatagtacttgaagtcctagacagagccatcaggaaagagaaagaattataAGGCATCCAAGTAAGAAGAGAGTAGCAGAGAGAGGTAGTCAAATTACCTCTGTTTGAAGATGAGATAATTTCTATACCTagaaaccccatagtctctgcccaaaggctcctaCATCTGAGAAACAAACTTCAGCACAGTTTAAGGGCAGAAAGTCAAtgtacaggctgggtgtggtgtctcagcctgaaatctagcactttgggagggcgaagcgggtggatcacctgaggtctggagttcgagaccagcctggccaacatggcgaaaccctgtctctactagaaacacaaataTAGCCGGACGGGGTGGtacgcaactgtagtcccagctgcttgggaggctgagtcaggagaaccgcttgaacctgggaggcagaggttgcagtgagcggagatcacgccattgcacctcagcttgggcaacaacagtgaaactgcatctcaaaaaaaaaaccaaaacaaatttaattaatgAGGAAAAGGGTATTTGTGGTGTCCATCATGATGTTTTCATATAGGTACACATTGTGGAATGGATGAAACAACCtctttatcatatttattttttcacatacttgtatgttttgtgtgtgtggtgagaacatgtAAAATCTAATCTCTTAGTAATGTTCAATACACCATATGTTGCTATTAACTGGAGTCACCAAGacatacaatagatctcttgaaccgATTtcttctaactgaaattttgcatcctttgaccaacatctcttcaATCTCTCTCCATCCCAGGTTCTTTCGACGACCATTTTACTGTTCCTCTAGGTTCCACTTCTTACACTCCACACATGAGATCAtgtggcatttgtctttctgtgcctggattgtttcccttaacataatgtcctctaagtTTTTTCACATTGTCACAAATGAGAGGACTTCCTTCTTTGTTGTAAAGGTTGTATA harbors:
- the KIR2DL4 gene encoding killer cell immunoglobulin-like receptor 2DL4 isoform a precursor (isoform a precursor is encoded by transcript variant 1; The RefSeq protein has 1 substitution compared to this genomic sequence) — protein: MSMSPTVIILACLGFFLDQSVWAHVGGQDKPFCSAWPSAVVPQGGHVTLRCHYRRGFNIFTLYKKDGVPVPELYNRIFWNSFLISPVTPAHAGTYRCRGFHPHSPTEWSAPSNPLVIMVTGLYEKPSLTARPGPTVRAGENVTLSCSSQSSFDIYHLSREGEAHELRLPAVPSINGTFQADFPLGPATHGETYRCFGSFHGSPYEWSDPSDPLPVSVTGNPSSSWPSPTEPSFKTGIARHLHAVIRYSVAIILFTILPFFLLHRWCSKKKNAAVMNQEPAGHRTVNREDSDEQDPQEVTYAQLDHCIFTQRKITGPSQRSKRPSTDTSVCIELPNAEPRALSPAHEHHSQALMGSSRETTALSQTQLASSNVPAAGI